One region of uncultured Sulfurimonas sp. genomic DNA includes:
- a CDS encoding HIT domain-containing protein, which translates to MHMLIYEDSDIYIEKEESEVPWLKIFTKEPYKELGDLPKALREKLWEAYNIVEYEMKHYYNPTKINMASFANMLPRVHIHVMARFENDSYFPNPMWGEKLRDAELKLPPAEGFYKRVFNALQNIK; encoded by the coding sequence ATGCATATGCTTATTTATGAAGATAGTGATATATATATAGAAAAAGAAGAAAGTGAAGTTCCTTGGCTAAAAATTTTCACAAAAGAACCGTATAAAGAATTAGGCGACTTACCCAAAGCTTTAAGAGAAAAACTTTGGGAAGCCTATAATATTGTAGAATACGAAATGAAGCACTACTATAACCCTACAAAAATAAATATGGCTTCATTTGCCAATATGCTTCCAAGAGTTCATATACACGTTATGGCTAGATTTGAAAATGATTCATACTTTCCAAATCCAATGTGGGGAGAAAAACTAAGAGATGCAGAGTTGAAATTACCACCTGCTGAAGGTTTTTACAAAAGAGTTTTTAACGCCTTACAAAATATAAAATAA
- a CDS encoding cache domain-containing protein: protein MRINEKKIIPYLIVVVPLALVLTASFFITTFYIEKVNAYFHKVKEMSIKEHIESKKSKSEIWVDQLNLLFDYKYNRVDEDIKNELQTRVNLAYDSARFIYEKYKLKKSNKEIKERIVDALNQMTFSTKKDYIFISDFNGKNILSRNSLKEQKNISAYEDFDGRSIVLEEIQKVRKDGEGFLESNFYTGLTKHIILVKNLDMYDWYIGSCIDEMQKREELKSTLLGMLQSIPMDRADFMGLYDNKKSIFLSKKMKEFLGDESLKIISENLSKETTWYKDKIDGFYYYSKYYEPLDWHLVYGFEISKMSTKELKKQTQLEVMLDNELEFIMKASASIVIFVVIISLLLSRKVNYIFLQYQKEVQKRTDELEKLNESLEQRVTEGLKAHRQKDKMLIQQSKMAEMGDMLSMIAHQWRQPLNQMSYLFMNIESAYEYKELTKEYLDEKLKEGNNLLEFMSMTIDDFRNYFRPDKSKEFVLVSDVVNASVTLMQKSLEISGVEVELDAQGRELTHIYKNEFIQVMLNLIKNAKDILVDKKIKNPKIKISSRCQRDKLVVEVCDNGGGIDESIIEKIFDPYFSTKDKHNGTGLGLYMSKMIIEEHLDGKLSVVNSKDGACFKIEI, encoded by the coding sequence ATGCGAATAAATGAAAAAAAAATCATACCTTATCTTATAGTTGTAGTACCACTTGCTCTTGTTTTAACTGCAAGTTTTTTTATAACTACTTTTTATATAGAAAAGGTTAATGCTTATTTTCATAAAGTTAAAGAGATGTCTATAAAAGAGCATATTGAGTCTAAAAAATCAAAAAGTGAAATATGGGTAGATCAGTTAAATCTTTTGTTTGACTATAAATACAATAGAGTAGATGAAGATATAAAAAACGAACTTCAAACAAGAGTGAATTTAGCTTATGATAGTGCAAGGTTTATTTATGAAAAATATAAACTTAAAAAGAGTAATAAAGAGATAAAAGAGCGTATAGTAGATGCACTAAACCAGATGACTTTTTCAACGAAAAAAGATTATATATTTATATCAGATTTTAATGGAAAAAATATACTCTCACGAAACTCACTTAAAGAACAAAAAAATATAAGTGCTTATGAGGATTTTGATGGAAGATCTATAGTTTTAGAAGAGATTCAAAAAGTTAGAAAAGATGGAGAAGGTTTTTTAGAGAGTAACTTTTATACAGGTTTAACAAAGCATATAATCTTAGTTAAAAATTTAGATATGTATGATTGGTATATTGGGTCTTGTATAGATGAGATGCAAAAAAGAGAAGAGTTAAAGTCAACACTTTTGGGAATGCTTCAGAGTATTCCAATGGATCGTGCTGATTTTATGGGGCTTTATGATAACAAAAAGTCTATCTTTTTATCTAAAAAAATGAAAGAATTTTTAGGAGATGAATCGTTAAAAATTATTAGTGAAAATCTCTCAAAAGAAACTACTTGGTATAAAGATAAAATAGATGGTTTTTACTATTATTCTAAATATTATGAACCTCTTGATTGGCATCTAGTTTACGGTTTTGAAATTTCAAAAATGAGTACAAAAGAGTTAAAAAAACAGACTCAACTCGAAGTGATGTTAGATAATGAACTAGAGTTTATTATGAAAGCATCTGCATCTATAGTTATTTTTGTTGTGATTATCTCACTTTTGTTATCGAGAAAAGTTAACTATATATTTTTGCAGTATCAAAAAGAGGTTCAAAAAAGAACAGATGAGTTAGAAAAACTAAATGAATCACTAGAACAAAGAGTAACCGAGGGATTAAAAGCTCATAGACAAAAAGATAAGATGCTAATTCAGCAGTCAAAAATGGCAGAAATGGGAGATATGCTAAGTATGATAGCTCATCAATGGAGACAACCATTAAATCAAATGTCATATCTTTTTATGAACATAGAATCAGCTTATGAGTATAAAGAGTTAACAAAAGAGTATCTTGATGAGAAGCTAAAAGAAGGCAATAATCTTTTAGAGTTTATGTCTATGACTATTGATGATTTTAGAAACTACTTTAGACCCGATAAATCCAAAGAGTTTGTTTTAGTTAGTGATGTTGTAAATGCAAGTGTAACTCTTATGCAAAAATCACTTGAAATTAGCGGTGTTGAAGTAGAGTTAGATGCTCAAGGTAGAGAGCTGACACATATATATAAAAATGAATTTATTCAAGTTATGTTAAATCTTATAAAAAATGCAAAAGATATTTTAGTAGATAAAAAAATCAAAAATCCAAAGATAAAGATTAGTTCTAGATGCCAAAGAGATAAACTTGTAGTAGAAGTTTGTGACAACGGCGGCGGAATAGATGAGAGCATTATAGAAAAGATATTTGATCCTTACTTTTCAACAAAAGATAAGCATAATGGAACAGGTTTAGGTTTATATATGTCAAAGATGATTATAGAAGAGCATTTAGATGGAAAACTTAGTGTTGTAAATTCTAAAGATGGTGCTTGTTTTAAGATAGAGATTTAA
- a CDS encoding DNA recombination protein RmuC — MDLYILLLIVSGIIVLILLYLYLTTLQNKNDLRLRYAVLSSRFEEEIKSSKEKLQIMQDAKEELSKEFKLLANQIFEDKSKKFDHTHKEQFEILLRPFREQISNFSTQSREQFTYEAKERHLLKDELVRLKDMNSKLSQEAKNLTNALKGENKIQGNWGEIVLERILEESGLRKGIEYKTQTTLKSNEGKIYRPDVIIEMPQQREIIIDSKVSLVAYERFVSQENPDAKALALKEHISSIHGHIKDLSSKRYEDLEGINTLDFVLMFMPIEGAFLLALESDGEFFKQAYKNNILVVSPSTLLVTLRTIEHIWRTQRQEEHAQKIAQEAEAMYDKLLLFVEEMQRMGTHIQKAQDAYDTSFKRLKSGKGNIIKRAENMVELGLKPKKILSISSEES, encoded by the coding sequence ATGGATTTGTATATATTATTGTTAATAGTGAGTGGTATAATTGTTTTGATTTTACTATATCTTTATCTAACAACACTCCAAAATAAAAATGATTTACGACTTAGATATGCTGTTCTTAGTAGTCGTTTTGAAGAGGAGATAAAATCTTCAAAAGAAAAATTACAAATTATGCAAGATGCAAAAGAAGAACTCTCTAAGGAGTTTAAACTTTTGGCAAATCAGATATTTGAAGATAAATCCAAAAAATTTGATCATACTCATAAAGAGCAATTTGAGATTTTACTTCGTCCTTTTCGTGAGCAAATTTCAAATTTTTCAACTCAATCACGTGAACAGTTTACTTATGAAGCAAAAGAGAGGCATCTATTAAAAGATGAATTAGTTAGACTAAAAGATATGAACTCAAAACTCTCTCAAGAAGCAAAAAATCTTACAAATGCACTTAAGGGTGAAAATAAAATCCAAGGTAATTGGGGTGAGATTGTATTGGAGAGAATCTTAGAAGAATCTGGTCTTCGTAAGGGTATAGAGTATAAAACACAAACAACTTTAAAATCAAATGAGGGGAAAATTTATAGACCTGATGTAATTATAGAGATGCCACAACAAAGAGAGATTATAATTGATTCTAAAGTTTCACTTGTTGCTTATGAGAGGTTTGTAAGCCAAGAAAATCCAGATGCTAAAGCCTTAGCATTAAAAGAACATATAAGCTCCATACATGGACACATAAAAGATTTGAGTTCTAAAAGATATGAAGATCTTGAGGGCATCAATACTTTAGATTTTGTACTTATGTTTATGCCCATAGAAGGTGCTTTTTTGTTGGCGCTTGAATCTGATGGAGAGTTTTTTAAACAAGCTTATAAAAACAATATTTTAGTAGTTTCTCCATCAACACTTTTGGTTACTCTTAGAACTATTGAACATATTTGGCGTACGCAAAGACAAGAAGAACACGCTCAAAAAATTGCACAAGAAGCTGAAGCTATGTATGATAAACTTCTTTTGTTTGTTGAGGAGATGCAAAGGATGGGAACGCATATTCAAAAAGCTCAAGATGCTTATGATACCTCTTTTAAAAGATTAAAGAGTGGTAAAGGAAATATTATAAAACGTGCTGAAAATATGGTAGAACTTGGGCTTAAGCCAAAAAAAATATTGAGTATTTCAAGTGAAGAGTCTTAA
- a CDS encoding DEAD/DEAH box helicase — translation MQENAQTEENTPTTENLITFADLGLNKDILRSVQQAGFITPSPIQAAAIPLVLQGRDIVGQAHTGTGKTAAFGLPALNNIDVRNGVEILVITPTRELATQVSDELFKYGRNINARTVTVYGGSSYKRQIDLIERGASVVVATPGRLLDILKKNLIKDFKPSIVVLDEADEMLDMGFLDDINEIFSYLPSSRQTLLFSATMPKPIKLLAERILDNPEFISITQGETTNTDIEQLYYVIEESERDDAIIRLMDSEDTQKSVVFCRTKSEVDRLSNVLSNAGYLANGLHGDMEQRQRETVIKGFKSNSVKVLVATDVAARGIHVNNISHVFNYHIPFDPESYVHRIGRTGRAGTKGKAITLLTPLEFKELQRIKQKVGTSMGHAFVPSKNDLRSSTIETLVKKVEDHKIYDEAHKVLDRLREDIDEEQMAYKLISMLLDQQDIKGPNQIGIPADKIAAILERAGQRRDTRGRGRSRSGGYRGNKPRNSGSSDRNRSGSSRDGGGYRGNRDKSRSSGSSNRHRD, via the coding sequence ATGCAAGAAAATGCACAAACAGAAGAAAACACACCCACAACAGAGAACCTTATTACATTTGCTGATTTAGGTTTAAACAAAGATATACTAAGAAGCGTACAGCAAGCAGGTTTCATAACTCCAAGTCCAATCCAAGCAGCCGCTATTCCACTTGTACTACAAGGTCGTGATATAGTTGGTCAAGCTCATACAGGAACTGGTAAAACTGCAGCATTTGGTCTTCCTGCACTAAATAACATCGATGTAAGAAATGGTGTTGAAATTTTAGTTATTACTCCAACTCGTGAACTTGCGACTCAAGTAAGTGATGAATTATTTAAATATGGTAGAAACATAAACGCTAGAACAGTTACAGTTTATGGCGGCAGCTCATATAAACGTCAAATAGATCTTATAGAGCGTGGAGCAAGTGTAGTTGTAGCTACACCTGGTCGTCTTTTAGACATACTTAAAAAGAATTTAATTAAAGACTTTAAACCAAGCATTGTTGTATTAGACGAAGCTGATGAGATGCTAGATATGGGATTTTTGGATGATATAAATGAAATATTTTCATATCTTCCAAGTTCTCGTCAAACATTACTTTTCTCAGCTACTATGCCTAAGCCTATCAAACTTTTAGCTGAGCGTATTTTAGACAATCCTGAATTTATCTCTATTACTCAAGGTGAAACTACTAACACAGATATTGAACAACTATACTATGTTATAGAAGAGTCTGAAAGAGATGATGCGATTATTCGTCTTATGGATTCAGAAGACACACAAAAATCAGTTGTATTTTGTAGAACAAAATCCGAAGTAGATAGATTATCAAATGTTTTATCTAACGCTGGATACCTTGCAAATGGTCTTCATGGAGATATGGAACAACGTCAACGTGAAACAGTTATTAAAGGTTTCAAATCTAACTCTGTTAAAGTTTTAGTTGCTACTGATGTTGCTGCTCGTGGTATTCACGTAAACAATATCTCTCATGTATTTAACTATCATATTCCTTTTGATCCTGAATCTTATGTTCACCGTATTGGTAGAACAGGTCGTGCTGGTACAAAAGGAAAGGCTATTACACTTCTTACTCCATTAGAGTTTAAAGAACTTCAACGCATTAAACAAAAAGTTGGAACTTCAATGGGTCACGCTTTTGTTCCAAGTAAAAATGATTTAAGAAGCTCTACAATTGAGACTTTAGTTAAAAAAGTTGAAGATCACAAAATTTACGATGAAGCTCATAAAGTTTTAGATAGATTACGTGAAGATATTGACGAAGAACAAATGGCCTATAAACTTATCTCAATGTTGCTAGATCAACAAGATATCAAAGGTCCAAATCAAATAGGTATTCCTGCTGATAAAATAGCTGCTATACTTGAAAGAGCTGGACAAAGAAGAGATACTAGAGGTCGTGGACGTAGCAGAAGCGGTGGATACCGTGGCAACAAACCTCGTAATAGTGGAAGTTCAGACCGCAATCGTAGTGGTAGTAGTCGTGATGGCGGTGGATATCGTGGAAATCGCGACAAAAGCCGTTCTAGTGGAAGTTCAAATAGACATAGAGATTAA
- a CDS encoding beta-ketoacyl-ACP synthase III → MAYAAFRSIGAYAPVDILTNDDLCKMVDTTDEWITKRTGIKERHIAAKDETTSDMGVKAALKAIDRSGISKEDIDMVVCATISPDYFCMPSTATIISNKLGLRNVTAFDISAACTGFVYILSIAKAFIESGMKKNILIIGSEKLSAITDYSDRGTCILFGDGAGAAIISATDNKDEAIIDVHTGADGEYADLLMTPNGGSGSAHDSLDQEASSCFMQMKGNETFKVAVRTLTKDVVEILKENKIESESIKHFVPHQANYRIIKAVGDALKLRDEQIVVTVAKYGNTSGASIPMAINDIYENGSLKSGELMLLDAFGGGLTWGSALVPFSPLK, encoded by the coding sequence ATGGCTTATGCTGCATTTCGCTCAATTGGTGCTTATGCTCCAGTTGATATTTTGACTAATGATGACCTTTGTAAGATGGTTGATACAACTGATGAGTGGATTACTAAACGAACAGGTATTAAAGAGCGTCATATAGCTGCAAAAGATGAAACAACTAGTGATATGGGTGTTAAAGCTGCTTTAAAAGCTATTGATAGAAGCGGTATATCTAAAGAAGATATTGATATGGTTGTTTGTGCAACAATTTCGCCTGATTATTTTTGTATGCCATCAACGGCTACTATTATTTCAAATAAACTTGGACTCAGAAATGTTACAGCTTTTGATATTTCAGCTGCTTGTACAGGTTTTGTATATATTTTATCTATTGCAAAAGCATTTATAGAATCTGGAATGAAAAAAAATATTTTGATTATTGGTTCTGAAAAATTATCGGCTATAACTGATTATAGTGATAGAGGAACTTGTATCCTTTTTGGTGATGGTGCAGGAGCAGCGATAATCAGTGCCACAGATAATAAAGATGAAGCTATAATAGATGTCCATACTGGTGCGGATGGTGAGTATGCTGATTTGCTAATGACACCAAATGGTGGAAGTGGTTCAGCTCATGATTCACTAGATCAAGAAGCATCTAGTTGTTTTATGCAAATGAAGGGAAATGAAACTTTTAAAGTTGCTGTTCGCACTCTTACAAAAGATGTTGTAGAAATTTTAAAAGAAAATAAGATTGAGAGTGAATCTATAAAGCACTTTGTACCGCATCAGGCTAATTATAGAATTATAAAAGCTGTTGGAGATGCCTTAAAATTAAGAGATGAGCAGATAGTAGTAACTGTGGCAAAATATGGCAATACATCAGGTGCATCTATACCAATGGCTATAAATGATATCTATGAAAATGGTTCGCTAAAAAGTGGCGAGTTAATGCTTTTAGATGCTTTTGGTGGGGGCTTAACATGGGGAAGTGCCCTTGTTCCTTTTAGCCCATTAAAATAA
- the rpmF gene encoding 50S ribosomal protein L32 has protein sequence MAVPKRRVSHSRSAKRRTHYKITLAKPVKDKDGTYKLPHHINPTTGEYK, from the coding sequence ATGGCAGTACCTAAGAGAAGAGTATCTCATTCACGTTCAGCGAAAAGAAGAACTCACTATAAAATTACTTTAGCTAAACCAGTTAAAGATAAAGATGGAACATACAAACTACCTCACCATATCAACCCAACTACTGGTGAGTATAAGTAA
- a CDS encoding bacteriohemerythrin codes for MIEWNEGLSLGVKIIDKDHKKLLDIINKLTLAINNGEAPKFIESIFDDLKNYAAEHFQREEALLKKCNCDDVEEHMQQHLNFSKKIPELRAKLTESKNDNSSAQEVSEFLIDWLFNHIIEEDIPTISMFEKHGMVQDKKSKKNTLPAIIEKTVEKISFTKRILLSVLIPLIGMLLFGSIILVNNFNKYQDMKNTSRVTHLVSNIDELIHSLQTERGLSAGYLTSKEDKFQESLQVQRTITDMATNEFIKQIESTEIEDILVIEPFIQTFKQDILLFKTLRKKIDEKSITQDIAINRYTQIIKNILNITPKIAFLNRDREIASYIATLASIEHLKEGFGRERAYGTIIIEQQDATQKEYITFTKLIGTQNAFLNTFEQTATQSQKHESLKIRNSAIAKKINSYENSINLRDFGKLDSEIWFESITDLINDIKRFEDELLYDINILIEKKIQETVVNFLLWLSFTSSILIITLSILYTFKRGTKFQIYQLTNAMNDLATGGRSHRLSPINTNRDELAYMYDAYETTRQKLLKGDIYTQLYLNKKELEIQQQQKKNTQLEEMAFIDPLTGTINRRKFEELSQKELERSTRYKSDLSFLMLDIDHFKNINDTYGHAVGDEVLKHFASICLNMVRNIDIVARVGGEEFIVMLPETASKGAFIFAERFRKEIFDSTVIIEDDKINYTVSIGISMLNDDQSVNTILQRADKALYKAKESGRNRSIIYEQ; via the coding sequence ATGATAGAATGGAATGAAGGTCTAAGCCTTGGCGTAAAAATTATTGATAAAGACCATAAAAAGCTTTTAGATATTATAAACAAGCTAACACTCGCAATCAACAATGGTGAAGCTCCAAAATTTATAGAGAGCATTTTTGATGATTTAAAAAATTATGCAGCAGAGCATTTTCAAAGAGAAGAAGCGCTTCTTAAAAAGTGTAACTGTGATGATGTAGAAGAACATATGCAGCAACATTTAAATTTTAGCAAAAAAATTCCTGAACTAAGAGCAAAACTAACAGAATCAAAAAACGACAACTCAAGTGCACAAGAAGTTAGTGAATTTCTTATAGATTGGCTTTTTAACCACATTATAGAAGAAGATATTCCCACTATTAGTATGTTTGAAAAACATGGAATGGTTCAAGATAAAAAATCTAAAAAAAACACTCTACCAGCAATTATAGAAAAAACTGTAGAAAAAATCAGTTTTACAAAAAGAATACTCTTATCAGTTCTTATTCCTTTAATAGGAATGTTACTTTTTGGAAGCATTATTTTAGTAAATAATTTTAACAAATATCAAGATATGAAAAACACTTCAAGAGTTACACACCTTGTCTCAAATATAGATGAGTTAATACACTCTCTACAAACAGAAAGAGGATTAAGTGCTGGCTATTTAACCTCTAAAGAAGATAAATTTCAAGAGAGTTTACAAGTTCAAAGAACAATTACAGATATGGCAACCAATGAATTTATAAAACAAATAGAATCTACAGAGATAGAGGATATTTTAGTTATAGAGCCTTTTATTCAAACTTTTAAACAAGATATTTTATTGTTTAAAACTCTTAGAAAAAAAATTGATGAAAAATCAATTACACAAGATATAGCTATAAACAGATACACACAAATAATAAAAAATATTTTAAACATAACTCCTAAAATAGCGTTTTTAAATCGTGATAGAGAAATAGCTTCTTATATAGCAACTTTAGCATCTATTGAGCATCTAAAAGAAGGTTTTGGAAGAGAGAGAGCTTATGGGACTATAATTATAGAACAACAAGATGCAACTCAAAAAGAGTATATAACTTTTACTAAACTTATAGGGACACAAAATGCATTTTTAAACACTTTTGAGCAAACAGCCACCCAAAGTCAAAAACATGAAAGCCTAAAAATAAGAAATTCAGCTATAGCAAAAAAAATAAATTCTTATGAAAATAGTATAAACCTAAGAGATTTTGGTAAACTAGATTCAGAAATATGGTTTGAATCAATAACTGATTTAATAAATGATATAAAACGCTTTGAAGATGAACTTCTCTACGATATAAATATTTTAATAGAAAAAAAGATACAAGAAACTGTTGTTAATTTTCTTTTATGGTTAAGTTTTACAAGTTCTATATTAATCATTACACTCTCAATTTTATATACTTTTAAAAGAGGTACAAAATTTCAAATCTACCAACTAACAAATGCAATGAATGATTTAGCTACAGGGGGGCGATCTCATAGACTCTCTCCCATAAACACAAATAGAGATGAACTTGCTTATATGTATGATGCATATGAGACTACTAGACAAAAACTTTTAAAAGGTGATATATACACACAACTTTACTTAAACAAAAAAGAGTTAGAGATTCAACAACAGCAAAAGAAAAATACGCAATTAGAAGAGATGGCATTTATTGATCCTCTAACTGGCACTATTAATCGTCGTAAATTTGAAGAACTTTCACAAAAAGAATTAGAACGATCAACTAGATACAAAAGTGATTTAAGCTTTTTAATGCTTGATATTGATCATTTTAAAAACATAAACGATACTTATGGTCATGCCGTAGGAGATGAAGTTCTTAAACACTTTGCATCTATCTGTTTAAATATGGTTAGAAACATTGATATTGTAGCAAGAGTTGGCGGTGAAGAGTTTATTGTAATGCTTCCTGAAACTGCGAGTAAAGGTGCTTTTATATTTGCAGAGAGATTTCGCAAAGAGATATTTGACTCTACAGTAATAATTGAAGATGATAAAATAAATTACACAGTAAGTATTGGGATTTCTATGCTAAATGACGATCAAAGCGTTAATACTATTTTACAAAGAGCTGATAAAGCTCTCTATAAAGCTAAAGAGTCAGGTAGAAATCGCTCCATAATATATGAACAATAA
- the plsX gene encoding phosphate acyltransferase PlsX, which translates to MIKIAIDAMGGDFGPKPIIDGCVKALKKKLFVPILVGKKEEILPLLPKRYRDKISIVEANDVISMSDAATDAVKRKESSIYKAIELVKDGEAHGVVSAGHSGATMTLATLRLGRLKGVSRPALATLMPTRTGRRSILLDAGANVDSKAIHIAEFAVMGGCYAEDLLKIQNPSIGILANGEEPSKGNDVTKEAFKILNGYKGFKGNVEGSDIFNGSCDVISCDGFVGNLVLKASEGVASTISQLIKDYIRKSPIAITGALLMRKVFKLLKKQIDYAEIGGAPLIGIKGCAIVSHGKSNSKAIENAIYQAINYVDTGVNEHIISRLEELKNKEI; encoded by the coding sequence ATGATAAAAATTGCTATTGATGCAATGGGAGGGGACTTTGGTCCCAAACCTATTATAGATGGTTGTGTTAAAGCGTTAAAGAAAAAATTGTTTGTTCCTATACTTGTGGGTAAAAAAGAAGAAATTTTACCTCTGTTACCAAAACGTTATAGAGATAAGATTTCTATAGTTGAAGCTAATGATGTTATTTCAATGTCAGATGCCGCTACAGATGCTGTCAAAAGGAAAGAGAGTTCTATATATAAAGCTATTGAACTTGTTAAAGATGGTGAAGCTCATGGTGTAGTTTCAGCTGGACATAGTGGAGCTACTATGACACTTGCTACTCTTAGACTTGGTCGTCTAAAAGGTGTTTCACGTCCAGCACTTGCCACTCTTATGCCGACAAGAACAGGTCGCCGTTCAATCCTTTTAGATGCTGGTGCAAATGTTGATTCAAAAGCTATTCATATAGCAGAATTTGCTGTTATGGGTGGATGCTATGCAGAAGATTTGCTAAAAATCCAAAATCCAAGTATTGGTATACTTGCGAATGGGGAAGAACCTTCAAAAGGTAATGATGTAACAAAAGAAGCTTTTAAAATTTTAAATGGTTATAAAGGCTTTAAGGGAAATGTTGAAGGTAGCGATATCTTTAATGGTTCTTGTGATGTAATCTCATGTGATGGTTTTGTAGGTAATCTTGTGCTTAAAGCAAGCGAAGGTGTAGCATCTACTATTAGTCAGCTAATTAAAGACTATATTAGAAAATCACCTATTGCAATTACGGGCGCACTTTTAATGAGAAAAGTATTTAAACTTCTAAAAAAACAGATTGATTATGCTGAGATAGGTGGTGCTCCTCTTATTGGTATAAAAGGTTGCGCAATAGTTAGCCATGGAAAGAGTAATTCTAAAGCTATAGAAAATGCTATATATCAAGCTATTAATTATGTTGATACAGGTGTAAATGAGCATATAATCTCAAGATTAGAAGAGTTAAAAAACAAGGAAATTTAA